The following proteins come from a genomic window of Pseudomonas syringae:
- a CDS encoding GAF domain-containing sensor histidine kinase has product MRHSVANDIATISRISAVPAILQVITESTGLGFAAIARVTESSWTACAVLDNLSFGLKPGGELELTSTICHEIRSSHQPVVIDHVAKDALFCEHHTPRLYNFQSYISVPVFLTNGSFFGTICALDPKPAKLIGTPVQAMMESFARLLALQIEAEESMQQVQADLLAEREVAELREQFIAVLGHDLRNPLFAITASAELLQRRMLDDKACEIVQHILRSGKRASQLVDDVLDFARGRMGHGIPLSIHDAEGLDKTLEHVVSEIQRVHPSRVIESDIGMLERIRCDHERIAQMLSNLVSNAITHGDAHSPVQVAAEVQGELFLLSVTNQGEPIPESIRSQLFLPYSRPVTDEPQAGLGLGLYIANEIALAHGGTLSVCSTRERGTIFTFSMPLKSA; this is encoded by the coding sequence ATGCGGCATTCCGTTGCAAACGATATCGCCACAATCAGCCGAATCAGCGCTGTGCCGGCCATTCTGCAGGTCATTACCGAATCCACCGGTCTGGGCTTTGCAGCCATCGCCCGCGTCACGGAAAGTTCGTGGACAGCCTGTGCCGTGCTGGACAACCTGAGTTTTGGTCTGAAGCCAGGCGGCGAGCTGGAGCTGACGAGCACCATCTGCCACGAAATACGCAGTTCTCATCAGCCGGTGGTGATCGATCACGTGGCCAAGGATGCCCTGTTCTGTGAGCATCACACCCCGCGCCTGTACAACTTCCAGAGCTACATTTCGGTGCCGGTGTTTCTTACTAACGGCAGCTTCTTCGGCACTATTTGCGCACTGGACCCCAAGCCCGCCAAGCTCATCGGCACGCCTGTCCAGGCCATGATGGAGTCGTTCGCGCGTCTGCTGGCCTTGCAGATCGAGGCCGAGGAAAGCATGCAGCAAGTGCAGGCTGACTTGCTGGCGGAACGCGAAGTGGCCGAGTTACGTGAGCAGTTCATTGCCGTGCTCGGGCATGACCTGCGCAATCCGCTGTTTGCCATCACTGCCAGCGCCGAGCTGTTGCAGCGGCGCATGCTGGATGACAAAGCCTGTGAGATCGTTCAGCACATCCTGAGGTCAGGCAAACGCGCTTCTCAGTTGGTGGACGACGTGCTCGACTTCGCCCGTGGCCGAATGGGCCATGGCATCCCGTTGAGCATTCACGACGCCGAAGGGCTGGATAAAACCCTAGAGCACGTCGTGTCAGAAATACAGCGAGTCCACCCGTCCCGGGTGATCGAGTCGGATATCGGCATGCTGGAGCGCATTCGTTGCGACCACGAGCGGATCGCGCAAATGCTCTCAAATCTGGTCTCCAACGCGATCACTCATGGTGATGCCCACAGCCCGGTACAGGTTGCGGCAGAGGTGCAAGGCGAGCTGTTTCTGCTCAGCGTGACCAACCAGGGTGAGCCGATACCCGAATCGATCCGTTCGCAGCTGTTCCTGCCTTATTCGCGCCCTGTGACCGACGAACCGCAGGCCGGGCTGGGCCTTGGCCTGTACATCGCCAACGAGATTGCTCTTGCCCATGGTGGCACGCTAAGCGTGTGCTCAACCCGTGAGCGAGGCACTATTTTCACGTTCAGCATGCCGTTGAAGTCCGCGTAA
- a CDS encoding PQQ-dependent sugar dehydrogenase, whose amino-acid sequence MLRKTLIATLCTAAILSLPLTAGAATENYKSELGTVTVSQVAGGLNHPWAVAFLPDRQGMLVTERSGNLRLVTADGKLSAPLSGVPEVWAQKQGGLLDVVLSPDFAKDRMVYLTYSEGNGKTAAEGDKAGTAAGRGRLSADMTKLEGFEKIFTQEPKLSVGNHFGARLVFDRDGYLFITLGENNNRPTAQDLDKLQGKVVRLNADGGVPKDNPFVGQKNVRPEIWSYGHRNPQGATLNPWTGTLWLDEHGPKGGDEVNIVERGQNYGWPIATHGIDYSGVPISEAKGKFVEGTKVPFQVWEQSPGVSGMAFYDHSQFKAWDHSLFIGALATEELIRLQFDGDKIVHEERLLKDMKQRIRDVRQGPDGYLYLLTDDDDGSVLKVGLAK is encoded by the coding sequence ATGTTGAGAAAAACCCTGATCGCGACGTTGTGTACTGCGGCCATCCTGAGCCTGCCATTGACTGCCGGTGCTGCTACAGAGAACTACAAGAGCGAGCTGGGCACAGTGACGGTCAGCCAGGTGGCTGGTGGCTTGAATCATCCATGGGCAGTGGCGTTTCTGCCCGACAGACAAGGCATGCTGGTGACTGAGCGCTCCGGCAATCTGCGCCTGGTGACGGCCGACGGCAAACTGTCGGCACCGCTTTCAGGCGTGCCCGAGGTCTGGGCACAGAAGCAGGGCGGCCTGCTTGACGTGGTGCTGTCTCCGGACTTCGCCAAAGACCGAATGGTTTACCTGACTTACTCCGAAGGTAACGGCAAAACTGCCGCCGAGGGCGACAAGGCTGGCACCGCGGCTGGACGAGGTCGTCTGTCTGCCGACATGACGAAGCTGGAAGGTTTTGAAAAGATCTTCACCCAAGAGCCAAAACTGTCGGTCGGCAACCACTTCGGCGCACGGCTGGTCTTTGACCGTGACGGTTACTTGTTCATCACGCTGGGCGAGAACAATAACCGGCCGACTGCTCAGGACCTGGACAAACTGCAGGGCAAGGTGGTGAGGCTCAACGCCGACGGTGGCGTACCTAAAGACAACCCTTTTGTCGGGCAGAAAAACGTACGTCCGGAAATCTGGTCCTACGGCCATCGCAACCCGCAGGGCGCGACACTTAATCCGTGGACCGGTACGTTGTGGCTTGACGAGCATGGTCCCAAAGGAGGGGATGAGGTGAATATCGTCGAGCGCGGGCAGAACTATGGCTGGCCGATTGCTACCCACGGCATCGACTATTCGGGCGTGCCGATCTCCGAGGCCAAAGGCAAGTTCGTAGAGGGCACTAAAGTACCGTTTCAGGTATGGGAGCAATCACCGGGCGTCAGCGGCATGGCATTTTATGATCACAGCCAGTTCAAGGCGTGGGATCACAGTCTGTTCATTGGCGCGCTGGCAACTGAAGAGTTGATTCGCCTGCAGTTCGACGGCGACAAGATTGTCCATGAAGAGCGTCTGTTGAAAGACATGAAGCAGCGCATACGCGATGTTCGTCAGGGGCCAGATGGATACCTGTACTTGCTGACCGATGATGACGATGGCAGTGTGTTGAAAGTGGGTCTGGCCAAATAA
- a CDS encoding PepSY domain-containing protein: MKLIPALFAAVTLTAAAGIAQADIGPDEVVRLHKAGTVGDFEQFNKQALAKHPGFTVHDTELEKDKAGRLVYQIELKNTKDNTEWNYDVDAKTGEVVRDSKDN; the protein is encoded by the coding sequence ATGAAACTTATACCTGCCCTCTTCGCTGCCGTTACCTTGACCGCTGCTGCCGGTATTGCCCAAGCCGACATCGGCCCTGATGAAGTCGTTCGCCTGCACAAGGCTGGCACCGTCGGCGACTTCGAACAGTTCAACAAGCAGGCACTGGCCAAGCACCCTGGTTTCACTGTACATGACACAGAATTGGAAAAGGACAAGGCCGGTCGCCTTGTCTATCAGATTGAATTGAAAAACACCAAGGACAATACCGAATGGAACTACGACGTTGATGCCAAGACCGGTGAAGTCGTGCGTGACTCCAAGGACAATTGA
- a CDS encoding TonB-dependent siderophore receptor, which produces MSTPCRPATRFARRLLPLSMAFASPLLAAEVVNLEAVNVTGLSDQASATDYQATRASIAGSDQASLLDTPASVSVFTEALIKDRQARLLSDVLRNDASVGDGYAPVGYYENFVVRGFSLNAANSYRINGRSIAGEQNVALENKQQVELLKGLSGLQSGVSEPGGVINYQTKRAQDVRSVTVSTNEQGERYLATDIGGWFGSEQQFGLRANLAHEDIRSYVQHADGQRDFASLAFDWNISERALLQLDVEYQTKEQRSVPGYQLLGGTTLPHDASPRKLLGYQHWSNPVGMDSLNMSGRFEYRFSDAWKGSLSASRSRVVIDDYSAFAWGCYGSASCAAEAVPNHFSAEGGYDIYDFRSPDDTRRNDEVEAAMSGTFTTGPLEHELTYGASGYRRTVDTRGTFNEFVGSGNINESPDTVAPSSLALPHTERRLDSRQYGLFVTDRISFNEHWQTVLGGRQVRLDEQAFAEDGSDARHTERSVFLPQAALIYKPVDNVSLYTSYSKGLSLGGTAAWFTTNASEILAPTVSRQLEAGIKYDWQRLSLTAALFQARQAYQYSRPNDDGTFTYVQQGEQKNTGLELSASGRVTDRLQISASAAAIRARVEGSGTETYEGHQALNVPKYRAALQADYSLPIHGLALLGGVQYSASKYADRTGTVQVNDYALFNVGSRYSTNLSGYDTVLRLTVDNLFDKRYWRDAGEYLGDDYLFMGAPRTARLSATVNF; this is translated from the coding sequence ATGAGTACGCCCTGCCGACCTGCCACGCGATTCGCCCGGCGTCTGTTGCCCTTGAGCATGGCCTTCGCCTCGCCTCTGCTGGCCGCCGAGGTAGTGAACCTGGAGGCGGTCAATGTGACAGGGCTCAGCGATCAGGCCAGCGCCACGGATTACCAGGCGACGCGCGCGTCGATTGCCGGGTCCGATCAGGCTTCGTTGCTGGACACGCCGGCTTCGGTTTCTGTCTTTACCGAAGCGTTGATCAAGGATCGCCAGGCCAGGCTGCTGAGCGACGTGCTGCGTAACGATGCCTCGGTCGGTGACGGTTATGCGCCGGTGGGCTACTACGAAAATTTTGTGGTGCGCGGGTTTTCCCTGAACGCGGCCAATAGCTATCGCATCAACGGCCGAAGCATTGCCGGTGAACAGAACGTGGCGCTGGAAAACAAACAGCAGGTCGAGTTGCTCAAGGGCCTGTCTGGCCTGCAGAGCGGCGTGTCAGAGCCCGGCGGCGTGATCAACTATCAGACCAAGCGGGCGCAGGATGTGCGCTCGGTCACGGTGTCCACCAATGAACAGGGTGAGCGCTACCTGGCGACCGACATTGGCGGCTGGTTTGGTAGCGAGCAACAGTTCGGATTGCGCGCCAACCTCGCTCATGAAGATATTCGCTCGTACGTGCAGCATGCTGATGGCCAGCGTGATTTCGCGTCGCTGGCGTTCGACTGGAACATCAGCGAGCGTGCCTTGCTGCAACTCGACGTCGAATACCAGACCAAAGAGCAGCGCTCGGTGCCGGGCTACCAACTGCTCGGTGGTACGACGCTGCCCCATGATGCCTCGCCGCGCAAGCTGCTGGGTTATCAGCACTGGTCCAACCCGGTCGGAATGGATTCGCTGAACATGAGCGGTCGTTTCGAATACCGCTTCAGCGATGCCTGGAAGGGCAGCCTCAGCGCCTCGCGAAGCAGGGTGGTGATTGACGACTACAGTGCGTTCGCCTGGGGCTGCTACGGTTCGGCCAGCTGCGCGGCAGAGGCGGTGCCCAATCATTTCAGCGCCGAGGGTGGCTATGATATCTACGACTTTCGCAGCCCGGACGACACGCGTCGCAATGATGAGGTCGAGGCGGCGATGTCCGGCACATTCACTACCGGCCCGCTCGAACATGAGCTGACCTATGGCGCCAGTGGTTACCGGCGCACGGTAGACACGCGCGGTACCTTCAACGAGTTCGTCGGTTCGGGCAACATCAACGAGTCGCCCGACACCGTTGCACCGTCCAGCCTGGCTCTGCCGCACACTGAGCGCCGTCTGGACAGCCGCCAGTACGGACTGTTCGTCACGGACAGGATCAGCTTCAACGAACACTGGCAAACCGTGCTGGGCGGCCGTCAGGTGCGACTTGACGAGCAGGCGTTTGCCGAGGACGGCAGCGATGCACGGCATACCGAGCGTTCGGTCTTTCTGCCTCAGGCGGCGCTGATCTACAAGCCGGTGGACAACGTTTCGCTCTACACCAGCTACAGCAAGGGCCTGTCATTGGGCGGGACTGCCGCCTGGTTCACCACCAATGCCAGCGAAATCCTCGCGCCCACTGTGTCCAGGCAGCTGGAGGCGGGCATCAAATACGACTGGCAGCGCCTGAGCCTGACTGCTGCGTTGTTTCAGGCCCGCCAGGCTTATCAGTATTCCAGGCCCAACGACGACGGCACCTTTACGTATGTTCAGCAGGGCGAGCAGAAGAATACCGGGCTCGAACTGAGTGCCAGTGGCCGGGTGACCGACCGTCTGCAGATATCGGCCAGCGCGGCGGCAATTCGTGCACGCGTTGAAGGCAGCGGCACCGAGACCTATGAAGGCCATCAGGCGCTCAACGTGCCCAAATACCGTGCGGCGTTGCAGGCCGATTACAGCTTGCCGATCCACGGCCTGGCGCTGCTGGGTGGCGTGCAATACAGCGCAAGCAAATACGCTGACCGCACAGGGACGGTGCAGGTCAATGACTATGCGCTGTTCAACGTCGGCAGCCGCTACAGCACCAACTTGAGCGGTTACGACACGGTTCTGCGACTGACCGTGGACAACCTGTTCGACAAGCGCTACTGGCGCGATGCTGGCGAATACCTGGGCGATGACTACCTGTTCATGGGTGCACCCAGAACCGCTAGATTGTCGGCCACCGTCAATTTTTGA
- a CDS encoding MFS transporter: protein MTAIVHSTPQPFSKADYKTLSLAALGGALEIYDFIIFVFFALTLSQLFFPPDMPEWLRLLQSFGIFVTGYLARPLGGILMAHFADRLGRKRVFSLSILMMALPCLLIGVMPTYAQIGYWAPLVLLALRIVQGAAVGGEVPSAWVFVAEHAPEGRRGYALGVLQAGLTFGYLLGALTAAWLARVFSPAEILDWAWRIPFLLGGVFGVVGVWLRRWLSETPVFIAMHAQRKNQPGLPLGHVLRDHRPSLLPAALLTFVLTSAVVVLVVITPTVMQQRFGISASETFALSAVGIVFLNIGCVLAGRLVDRIGAWRAAMIYSLLMPMGIGVLYASLINHWLPLGVAYAIAGMACGIVGVVPSIMIGLFPASIRVSGISFTYNIAYALWASTTPLLLIALMPWNIWVCVLYSLIMGILGGLTATVYGRQQNIKAV, encoded by the coding sequence ATGACGGCCATCGTACATTCCACTCCTCAGCCTTTCAGCAAAGCCGATTACAAGACCTTGAGCCTTGCGGCGCTGGGTGGGGCACTGGAAATCTACGATTTCATCATTTTCGTGTTCTTCGCCCTGACCCTCAGCCAGCTGTTTTTTCCACCGGACATGCCCGAGTGGCTGCGTCTGTTGCAAAGCTTCGGCATCTTCGTCACCGGCTACCTGGCACGCCCGCTGGGCGGGATTCTGATGGCGCATTTCGCCGACCGACTGGGGCGAAAGCGGGTGTTCAGCCTCAGTATCCTGATGATGGCCCTGCCTTGTCTGCTGATCGGCGTGATGCCTACCTACGCACAGATCGGTTACTGGGCACCGTTGGTGCTGTTGGCGCTACGCATTGTGCAAGGTGCTGCGGTGGGCGGTGAAGTGCCCAGTGCATGGGTGTTCGTGGCCGAGCACGCGCCCGAAGGTCGCCGGGGTTATGCACTGGGCGTGTTGCAGGCGGGCCTGACGTTCGGGTATCTGTTGGGCGCGCTGACCGCCGCCTGGCTGGCGCGGGTCTTCAGCCCGGCGGAGATTCTCGATTGGGCATGGCGCATACCGTTTTTGCTCGGCGGCGTATTCGGCGTAGTCGGTGTCTGGCTGCGCCGCTGGCTTAGCGAAACCCCGGTTTTTATCGCCATGCACGCCCAGCGCAAAAATCAGCCAGGTTTGCCGCTTGGCCACGTGTTGCGTGATCATCGGCCATCCTTGCTGCCCGCTGCACTGCTGACGTTCGTACTGACCTCCGCTGTGGTGGTGCTGGTGGTGATTACCCCGACTGTCATGCAACAGCGTTTTGGTATCAGCGCCAGCGAGACCTTTGCACTGAGCGCCGTGGGCATCGTGTTCCTCAATATCGGCTGTGTGCTGGCAGGCAGGCTGGTCGACCGGATCGGCGCATGGCGCGCTGCGATGATCTACAGCCTGCTGATGCCAATGGGCATTGGCGTGCTGTACGCCAGCCTCATCAATCATTGGCTGCCTCTTGGCGTCGCCTATGCAATCGCCGGCATGGCGTGCGGGATCGTCGGCGTGGTGCCTTCAATAATGATCGGGCTGTTCCCGGCAAGCATCCGGGTCTCGGGCATTTCCTTTACCTACAACATCGCCTATGCGCTCTGGGCAAGTACCACGCCGCTGCTGCTGATCGCGCTGATGCCCTGGAATATCTGGGTCTGTGTGCTGTATAGCCTGATCATGGGCATTTTAGGGGGGCTCACCGCCACCGTGTACGGCAGGCAGCAAAATATAAAGGCTGTGTAA
- a CDS encoding helix-turn-helix domain-containing protein, whose product MMARGNIMWVTIREQEVLGLLLQGCTNKEIAKQLSISGYTVRDHVSSLLRKNQVRTRVELMARCVSLLIPLKNTRPPTSVGLCNELVHT is encoded by the coding sequence ATGATGGCAAGAGGGAATATCATGTGGGTGACGATCAGGGAACAAGAAGTTCTTGGCCTGTTGCTGCAAGGCTGCACGAACAAGGAAATTGCCAAACAGCTCAGTATCAGTGGCTACACAGTGCGCGATCATGTGTCTTCGCTGCTCAGAAAAAATCAGGTCAGGACCCGTGTCGAGCTCATGGCTCGCTGTGTATCGTTACTGATCCCCCTAAAAAATACGCGACCCCCTACATCTGTCGGATTGTGCAATGAGCTTGTTCATACATAA